In Brachybacterium fresconis, the genomic stretch ACCATTCGGCGAAGGATCCGTCGGCGTGGCGCCAGATCGGGTTGCGCCAGCGATGGCCGACGGCAGCACGCTCCGTGACGTATTCCTCGTCGATCTCGATCCCGAGACCGGCTCCGGTCGGGATCGCCACCATCCCGTCGACGTAGTCGAAGACGGATCGGTCCACGACGTAGTCGAGCAGGTCGTTGTCCTCGTTGTAGTGGATGCCCAGGCTCTGCTCCTGGATGAAGGCGTTGTAGGCGCCGGCATCGATCTGGAGGCAGGTGGCCAGGGCGATCGGGCCGAGGGGGCAGTGCAGGGCGAGTGCCACATCATAGGCCTCGGCCATGGCGGCGATCTTGCGGGTCTCGGTGATCCCGCCGCTGTGGCACGGGTCGGGCTGGATGATGTCGACGGCGCCGGTGGCCAGCACGTGCTTGAAGTCCCAGCGGGTGAACAGCCGCTCCCCGAGGGCGATCGGCGTCGGGGTGGTCCGCATCGTCTCGAGCAGCGCATCGATGTTCTCGCTGAGCACGGGCTCCTCGAGGAACATCAGGTGGAAGGGTTCGAGCTCGCGGATCAGCACCTTGGCCATGGGGGCGTGCACTCGGCCGTGGAAGTCCACCGCGATGCCGATGTCGTCGCCGACGGTCTCGCGGATGGTGGCGACGTTCTGGACGGCCTTGGTGACCTTGTCCCAGGAGTCGATGAACTGCATCTCCTCGGTGCCGTTCATCTTGACCGCGGAGAATCCTCGGGCCACGGCGTCCTGTGCCTGGCGCGCGGTCTCCTCCGGTCGGTCGCCGCCGATCCAGGAGTAGACGCCGATCCGATCGCGGACCCGACCGCCCAGCAGCTGGTGGACGGGCAGGTCGTGCGCCTTGCCCTTGATGTCCCACAGGGCCTGGTCGATCCCGGCGATCGCGCTCATCAGGATGGGGCCGCCGCGGTAGAAGCCGCCGCGGTACATGACGGTCCACAGGTCCTCGATGTTCGCGGGATCCTGGCCGATCAGATGGTCCGAGAGTTCTTCGACGGCGGCGCACACGGTCGCGGCGCGACCCTCGACGACGGGCTCGCCCCAGCCGACGATGCCCTCGTCGGTCTCGACCTTCACGAAGGCCCAGCGGGGCGGGACCTGGTAGGTGGTGACGGCGGTGATCTTCATGCCTGG encodes the following:
- the dgoD gene encoding galactonate dehydratase; protein product: MKITAVTTYQVPPRWAFVKVETDEGIVGWGEPVVEGRAATVCAAVEELSDHLIGQDPANIEDLWTVMYRGGFYRGGPILMSAIAGIDQALWDIKGKAHDLPVHQLLGGRVRDRIGVYSWIGGDRPEETARQAQDAVARGFSAVKMNGTEEMQFIDSWDKVTKAVQNVATIRETVGDDIGIAVDFHGRVHAPMAKVLIRELEPFHLMFLEEPVLSENIDALLETMRTTPTPIALGERLFTRWDFKHVLATGAVDIIQPDPCHSGGITETRKIAAMAEAYDVALALHCPLGPIALATCLQIDAGAYNAFIQEQSLGIHYNEDNDLLDYVVDRSVFDYVDGMVAIPTGAGLGIEIDEEYVTERAAVGHRWRNPIWRHADGSFAEW